The segment TAAAGAAATATAATTCTAATCCGTTAAGTTATGGGTATAAGCAAGCTTTGCGAAGTAAGAACTCCACATGAACATCATCATAGCTTGCATATTTGATAACTTATATCCCATACTTTTAGTATTCAATGGTGATAAATATATTACTTCTTTTTTAAAGAACAATAGTAAGAGTGTTAATTAACACATTAGGTACTCTATTAAGATTATTGATTAATCTTCTTTTCTAGTCGCCTTATATCTGCCTTGTTTTTTCCTTGTACTCTTGATGCTACCGCCCATATAGCAGCAGGTAGCCAGCCTATTAAAGTGAACTGTAGAATGAGGCAAATAATACCCGAAACTATTTTTCCTCTTAAGAAAAAAGACAACCATGGAAGGAGTACAGCAATTAAAATCATAGAAATAATTATTAGTGAATTTAGAAGTCCAATTTAGTTATATTATTTGAGAACTAACAGCAAAAGAAAGAGGTACTTGCTTGTTGTAAGTACCTCTTTCAAAATATAAGCTTTAATAAGTTATGCAATAGTTATATCCTTGTTGAGATATACATCTTGAATAGCATTCAATAATTCGACACCTTCATTCATAGGCTTTTGGAAGGCTTTTCGTCCACTAATTAAACCCATACCTCCAGCACGCTTATTAACAATAGCTGTTACAACTGCTTCGTGAAGGTCACTAGCTCCAGAAGATGCTCCACCAG is part of the Bacteroides coprosuis DSM 18011 genome and harbors:
- a CDS encoding hypothetical protein (KEGG: cpi:Cpin_0931 hypothetical protein~SPTR: Putative uncharacterized protein;~IMG reference gene:2504106362~PFAM: Uncharacterized protein family UPF0057), whose protein sequence is MILIAVLLPWLSFFLRGKIVSGIICLILQFTLIGWLPAAIWAVASRVQGKNKADIRRLEKKINQ